The following proteins are encoded in a genomic region of Microcoleus sp. FACHB-68:
- a CDS encoding PIN domain-containing protein, with the protein MRVLVDTNIVLDFILDREPFVAEASTLLEYIASGEIEGYIAATTLTNIFYIVKRATRSLERAKQAVSDTLTLMEICLVDKSILESAFASNLNDFEDAVQIACALANDVDAIITRDAQDFVDAPLSILSAGELLNTLQSP; encoded by the coding sequence ATGCGGGTTTTGGTAGATACGAATATTGTTCTAGACTTTATTCTTGATCGCGAACCCTTTGTAGCAGAGGCTTCTACTTTGTTAGAGTACATCGCATCAGGTGAAATAGAAGGGTATATAGCGGCCACAACCTTAACCAATATTTTTTATATTGTCAAACGGGCAACTCGGAGCCTTGAGCGGGCCAAACAAGCTGTCTCCGATACGCTAACCTTAATGGAAATATGCTTGGTTGACAAGAGCATTTTAGAGAGCGCTTTTGCATCTAATTTAAATGATTTTGAGGATGCAGTTCAGATAGCTTGTGCGCTGGCAAATGATGTTGATGCAATTATCACTCGCGACGCTCAAGATTTTGTGGATGCTCCGTTATCAATTTTATCCGCCGGCGAATTATTAAATACTCTGCAATCGCCTTAA